The nucleotide window GGTGCTGGAACGGCGCACTGCCGGCCTCCTCGTGGCGATGGAAGACCCCGGCGACGAGCCGACCGTGGCCGCGCTCGCCGAGTTGTTGGGGGTGCCCATTCTCCCGGCGGTGGCGGTGCGGGCCGACCTACTGGCGCTCGTCGAGCAGATCTATGGCGTGGGTCAGTCTGATGGATCAGGATCCGAGGAGGCGGGCGCGCCCACGTTTGCCACCGCCGCGCCGGGGTCATCCGGTTTGCAACTCAACGATTTATTGGATCAAGTGCTGGCCACCGGTGGCTCTGATCTCCACCTGACGGTGGGTGCGCCACCGGCGGTGCGGGTGCAAGGCGAACTCTGCCGGATGGCGAACATGGCGCCGCTCAATGGCTCCGAGGTGCGGCGTTTGGTGCTCGGCATGTTCACGGAAAAGCAACGCGAACGCTTCCTGGCCGAGGGCGAGCTGGCCACCTCCCATGCCATCCCCGGACGCGGCCGGTTCCGCGTATCGGCGTTCGTTCAACGCGACTCGGTGGGGGCGGTCCTGCGTTTGGTGCCAGCGGAGATTCCTTCCGCCGAGGACCTCGGTCTGCCCGCCGACGTGATCCGATGGGCCGACCACACCAAAGGGCTGGTGCTGGTATGCGGGCCGCACGGCTCCGGAACAAGCACCACCATGGCCTCCTTGGTCGACCGCATCAACCGGGCCCGCGCCTGCCACATCCTCACGGTGGAACAGCCGATCGAGTTTCTTCACAAACACCGGGCCGCCATCGTGAATCAGCGCGAGGTGGGGGAAGACACCGCTACGTTCGAATCGGGTCTGCGCTATTCGCTGCGGCAGGATCCCGATGTTCTGGTGGTGGGGGAGATCCCCGATGTCGCCACCGTGCGCCATGTGCTCGCCGCCGCCGAGACGGGCCATCTCGTGATGGCCACGCTCCGCACCCTCGACACGGTCAAGACGCTGGAGCGCTTGGTTGACATCTTTCCGACCGATCAGCAGGTCCAGGTACGGCACCAGTTGGCTACGACCCTGCGCGGTATCGTGGTGCAGCAGTTGGTGCCGGCGATTGACGGAGGGTTCGCCCTGGCCACTGAAGTCATGAAGCCCACCGCAGAGGTGGTCCGTTGTATCCGTGAGGGCGACCATGGCAGCCTGGTGAAGGCCATGCTCGGTGGGCCAGCAATGGGAATGGGGACGATGGATCAGTCGTTGGCCCAGTTGGTGATCGAGCGCCAGGTAACGGTGAGCGACGCCGCCGACCGGGCCGTGGACCCCAACGAACTGCGCTACCTCACCTCCGGTCTCGATGCCTGAGGCCGATTCGTTAGGTTCTTGGGCATGCCAATGGATGTAACTACAACCGTGGTGCTGGCGGCGGGCCTGGTCGGGTTGCTCGTGGCCCCGGTTCTGAACGTGCTCATCGACCGGGTGCCCTCGCGGGCGCCGCTCCACGGGGAGCGAGAAGGTGAAGCGGCGGTACCGTTGTCCTGGCTGGGGATACCGGCCCAACCGTGGCTACTTCGTGCCGGCCGAGCGGCCCAGGGTCCGTTGCCCCGGCGGTGGCTCGCCGTGGAACTGGTGACCGTGGCGACCTTTGCGACCATGGCGGTGCAGTACCCCTCACTGGAACTGATCCCCTTGCTGCTCCTCACGGCCTCGCTGATCACCGTGTCGGTGATCGATATTCAGTTGTTGCGCATCCCGGATCGGATCATCTTCCCCACTCTGGCGCTGGCCCTTCCACTCCTGTTGGCCATCTCCTGGTACCGCGACGATTTGGGCCCGTTCAAGGCGGGCCTGGCCGGCGGCGCTGGTTACTTCCTCCTGCTGTTCCTGCCACACGTCGTGTATCCGCGCGGCATGGGATTCGGAGATGTGAAATTGGCTCTCCTCATGGGGCTCTACCTCGGGTGGATGGGCTGGAGTTTGTCCTATCCCATCGTGGGCCCGATGCGACTGGTGCTCTACGCCTTGATGTTGGGTTGCGCCTTCGGTGTGGTGTTCGGCCTGGTGGCACAAATCGTCACCCGAGCTTGGGGTGCCTTTCCGTTTGGACCGGCCCTGGCCGTGGGGTGCTACCTCGTGCTGCTTGGCGCGGTGGGTCTCCAGGGTTGAACTAGAACGAACCTGGTACATCCCTTCACGCCGACCGCCAGGGAGGAGCCCCGAAATGGCAGTGTCTACCGAACGCGACCCAAGCCTCACTCGGGCCCACCTGGCGGCATGGCTCGAAGCGCGCACCGGGGCCACCGCCGTAACGGTGGGGGAGGTGTCGATTCCGGGCTTGTCGGGGTTCTCCAACGAGACCTTGCTGTTTGACGCGCAGTGGCAGGGTGAGGTGCATCGCCTCGCCATTCGGGTGGAACCCACCGGCCACACCGTGTTCCCCGCCACCGCGTTCGATGCGCAGGTTTCGGTGATGCAGGCGCTGGGGGCAGAAGGCAGCGTGGCGGTGCCCACGGTGCGGTGGTTCGAGCAGGACACGACAGTGCTCGGAGCACGCTTCGTGTGCATGGATCGCGTGGCGGGCGAGGTGCCGGCCGACAACCCCGGCTATCACGGCGAAGGATGGATGCACGCCCTCGACGGCCCCGGCCAGCGCCGGGTATGGGAGAGCGGCTTGGATGCGATGGCCGCCATCCACCGGCTTGAGGTTGAGGCGTTGGGGCTCGAGTGGCTCGCCCTGGTGTCGCCGGCTCGGCAGTTGGAACTCGATCGGGAGTACCGCCGGTTCGCCGGCGGGGATGTTCCCTATCCGGTGGTGGATGAAGCCTTTGCGATCCTCGAAGCTTCCCTTCCCCCCGCGATCGAGCGGCCCGCTCTGTGCTGGGGCGACTCGCGCATTGGCAACATGATCTTCGACGAGCACCAACAGGTGGCCGCAGTCTTGGACTGGGAGATGGTCACCTATGGCGACCCCGTGCAGGACCTGGCGTGGTTTCTCCTGTTGGATCGTCATCACACCATGGCCTTCGAAGTACCGCGCCTCGCCGGGCTACCCAGTCGAGCTGAATCCATCGCCCGTTGGGAGCAGGCCAGCGGCTACTCCGCTACCCATCTGGGCTGGTACGAACTCCTGGGGGCGGCCCGCTACGCCTCGGTGATGGTGCGGGTCATGATGCTCCTCGATGCGAGTGGGGTGTTCCCCGGTGCCGCCGATGCCGCCTTCGACCAGACCGGCACCCGATTGCTGGCCGAGATGCTCGCCGAGCGTTCCTAACCCACGGCCCAGCTTTCGTGCCACACCACCCCAAGGAGATCTGATGCTTTCGCCCCTCGACGACCTGCCGATCCACCAAGTCGCTCACCCGGTTCGCCAACCGGGCACCAGCGACCGCAACTTCTACGACCGCTATTACTTCAACTGCCACCCATGTTCCGACGAAATGTTCCTCGTCATGGGCATGGGCCAGTATCCCAATCTCGGGGTGCAGGATGCCTTCGCGGTGGTGCGGCGCGGCGATGAGCATCGGGTGGTGCGAGCCTCGCGTGAACTAGGTCGCCACCGCGGTGATACGTCGGTCGGCCCGTTCGCAGTCGAAGTGGTGGAGGGGCTCAAGACGCTGCGTTGCACCCTGGATGCCCCAGAACATGGCCTGTCCTACGACCTCACCTGGGAGGGCTATGTCCCGGCCTTTCAGGAACCCCCGCACGTAGATCGAAACGCCAATGGCCGCGCGTTCCTGGATGCCTGCCGCTTCGCCCAACTTGGTTCATGGAGTGGGTGGATCGACGTGGCCGGCGATCGCTTGGAGGTGACCCCGGACCATTGGTGGGGTAGTCGCGACCGCTCCTGGGGTATCCGGCCGGTGGGTGAACCCGAGGCCCCCGGCAATCTGACGAGCCATCCCGCCGGGGCCTTTCGCTGGCTCTACGCCCCCTTCCGGATGCCCGACCATGCCTTGGTGTTCATTTGCCAGGAGCGCGAAAACGGCAGCCGGGTGCTGGAGGAAGCCGTACGGCTCTGGCCCGACGGTCGCGTCGATTTCCTGGGTCGGGCGGAGCACGATCTGCGCTGGAATGCCAACGGTCCGGGCCTGTTCGGGCTGGTCGAGGGAGGCACCCTTCGCCTGGGGGACCTCGTGGTGCAGGTGGAGCCGGTGCTCCCCGTGCACATTGGAGTGGGGACGGGCTACGGCTTCGACGGTGACGGTTGGAAACACGGCGCGTATCAGGGGGACCTGGAGGTTCAGGGCAAGGTCTACGACCTCGCGTCGGAGACGGGTCGCGCCGCCATGTTCGGCATCGTGGATTCGGTGTCCAAGTTCACCATCGGCAACCAGACCGGCTGGGGCCTGTTCGAGCACCTCTACGTGTAGCGGCCCCCGTTGGAGGCGATGGTCAAGCGGGGGCCAGGCACACGGTCCAGGTGACCGGCACCAGTGATGACCGTTCTGCTCCCATCGAGCCAAAGACCACCACCTCATCGCCGCGCACCACCAGATTGGTTGCGGTGTAATACGCATCGGTGCTGGGGAGAATCTTGACGACGCGGAACTGGCCGTCGGCGGTGAGCTCTAACACGCCGGCGGTGAAGCCAACGTCGGCGCCGTCGTCATTCCGCCGGATGCGATCCACCGCCAGGAGTACACGCCCATCGGGGCGGGTGGCCAATCCCCACAGGCGGACATCGGCGAGGTCGGTGTTGTTGATGATCTCGGTGACTGGTTCATCGTCGGTTGGCCAGTCGGCCAGGAACGGGCGGATGGGGTTACCAACCACAAACCCCACTGCGCTCGCCCCGGCAGCGGTGGCCTCCAAATCCATCAACTTATTGTCGTCGGGTGCCGACGGTGGGGAAAGAGGCACCTTGGCCGTCGTCCAGTTCTGGCCATCCGACGAGGTGACTAGCTCAGCGGTCCTGCCGTTGGCCGCTCCGCTCAGGGCATACCAACGGCCGCCGTCATGGGCGAGCGCGCTCAGGGTGGTGTCGCCGGTATGACCATCCAACCGCCAGGGAGTTTCGGTCCAGGTGACGAGGTCGCTCGATCGCCACATCCGGGCCGGGGCATCGGTCGTGGAGTTGTCTCTGGTGGCGACCCACACCTCACCATTGGCCTCGGTCATGGCCTGCGGTTCATCCTTCGGCCCGCCCGGGCGCGCCTGGCTACTCCAGGTGGTTTCCCCGACGGGGCGAACCCACAGCACATCTCCGATGGCCACCAGTTGCCCATCGGGACGAGCCAGGGCATCGGTGAGGGTGCCTTGATCTGGCGTATCGGGCAGAAGCACCGGTTCTTCGGTGGTTGCCTCACAGGCGATAGCCTGAAGCCCCGCGGTGGTGGGCGGGGCCTTCTTGGCTGTCGGCGGGTCGCTCTGGGTGCATGACGCCGCCGTCAAGGCGGCTACCACCAGCAGCAACGCTCCCCGTCCTGGGTATGGGCGGCGATGCGGTTCCATGGAGAAGAAACCTACCGTCCAGAATAGGTGCCAGTACCAGCGCGGCCGACCGGTAACCTCCAGCCATGCTTCGGTATCTGACCGCCGGTGAATCCCACGGGCGAGCCTTGGTGGTGATCGTGGAGGGCCTGCCCGCGGGCTTGGCGCTGGCCACCGAGCAGGTACAAACCGAATTGGGCCGTCGACGCTTGGGGTATGGGCGCGGCCCCCGAATGAAGTTCGAACAAGACGAGGTGACCATTGTCGGTGGGGTGCGGCACGGCATCACGCTGGGATCGCCGGTGGCCATCGAGGTGGCCAACAGCGAGTGGAACCGCGATCCTGAGAAGTGGCAGCGGGAGATGTCGGTGCGCGCTGAGGACGGCCCCACGCGGGCGCCCCTTACCCAGGTCCGTCCCGGCCATGCCGACCTCGCCGGGATGCAAAAGTACGGCCTGGCTGATGCGCGCGATGTCCTCGAGCGGGCCTCAGCTCGCGAAACAGCCGCCCGGGTGGCGGCGGGCACCATCGCCAAGGCGCTCTTGGCCGATCTTGATGTGGAGATTCTGAGCCACGTCATCCAAATGGGCGGTGCCCGTTCGCCGGTAGCCGGCCGGCCCGGGCCCGGCGATCTGGCCCGGGTGGATGCGTCGCCCGTCCGTTGTTTCGACCCAACAGCGGCAGAGGAGATGGTGGCGCAGATCAAACAGGCGGCCAAGGACGGCGACAGCCTCGGGGGCATCGTGGAGGTACTGGCCTACGGCGTACCCGTGGGCCTCGGAAGTCATGTGCACTGGGACCGCAAACTCGATGCCCTGCTCGCCCAGGCCCTCATGTCGATTCAGGCCGTGAAAGGGGTGGAGATCGGCGACGGCTTCGAGGTGGCTGGTCGGCGCGGGAGCGACGCCCATGATCCCATCAACTGGAACGCCGAGACGGCCTCCTACCAGCGAGAGTCGTCGTTGGCCGGGGGCATCGAGGGCGGTATCTCTACCGGTGAGGTGATCGTGGCCCGCGCCGCCATGAAGCCCCTGGCCACGCTCAACCGGCCCACCCTCAAGAGTGTGGATACCGCCACCAAAGCCGAGACGGTGTCGTTCAAGGAGCGCACCGATGTGACGGCGGTACCCGCCATGGGGGTGGTGGCTGAGACCATGATGGCCCTCGTGCTCGCCGACGAAGCCACCCGGAAGTTCGGCGGCGACTCGATGGCCGAGTTGCGCCGCAACCGCGATGCGTTCGTCGCGTCGCTCGGCTGATCCGATGATCCGTCACGTGGTGCTGGTGGGTCTGATGGGCTCCGGTAAGACGACTATCGGGCGCCGGGTGGCCGGCACCCTCGACCGCCACTTCCTGGATGCCGACGCCGCCCTCCAGGAGATCTCCGACCGAACCATCGCCGAGATCTTCGAGCGTGACGGCGAGGATGCCTTTCGGGATCTCGAGGCCGACACGTTCGAAGAACTGCTCGAACATCACGAGCCCTGTGTGATCGCCAGCGGCGGCGGTCTCGTGTTGCGATCGGACAACCGAGCCCGAATGCGGCGCCGTGAGATCACCGTGGTCTTCCTGGATGCCACCCCGGCTTTTCTCGCCAGCCGAGTGGAGCGCAAGGACCACCGACCGCTGCTCCACGGGGCTGAGCCGCCGGCAGAGGTACTCAGGCGGTTGCACTCCACGCGAGCGCCGCTCTACGCCGAGGTGGCCGACATCACCGTGTCCATCGAACCGTTTCATAGCTCAAGCCTCAAGCCTAAGCAGGCCATGGCGGAGAGCATCGCAGCGTTGGTGTTGGCGCACGAGCAGGCGGTGAGGGTGTGATCATCGTGCCGGTGGCGGCAGCCGAGCGCACCTACCCCGTACGGATCGGGCCGGGTGCCCGTCACGACCTCGCCGCCGTACTGCCCAAGGGAGTGGGGCGGGTGGCGGTGGTCACCCAAGCCGGCATCGGCATCACCGTGCACTCTGGCTGCGAGCAACGCCAGACCGACATCCCTGATGGTGAGGCCCATAAGACCTTGACGACCGTGGAGATGCTCTGTCGTCAATGGGCCGCCTGGGGTCTCACCCGTGCCGATGCGGTGGTGGCCGTGGGAGGCGGCCTGGTGACCGACGTGGCCGGGTTTGCTGCCGCTAGTTACCACCGAGGAGTGGCCGTGGTGCATGTGCCCACCACCCTGCTAGGCATGGTGGACGCGGCGATCGGCGGCAAGACCGGGGTGAATCTTCCGGAGGGCAAGAACCTCGTCGGAGCGTTCTGGCAGCCGTACGCGGTGCTCTGCGACACCGATGCCCTCGCCACCTTGCCCGACCGCGAGTTGCGGTCGGGTCGCGGGGAGTTGGCGAAATACCACTTCCTGGCCGACGTCGATCTGCTGGGCCTTGATCTGCCCGAACGCATCGCCGCGGCGGTACAAATCAAAGCCACCGTGGTGGCCGGCGACGAACACGAGGATCCCCACGCCCGCCGGGGCCGGGTCATTCTCAACTACGGGCACACCCTGGCTCACGCCCTCGAGATCGAAACGGGCCACGCCCTTCGCCACGGCGAGGCGGTGGCGGTGGGGCTGGCCTACGCCGCCGAGCTGGCTCGTCGTCTCGGGCGGATCGACGATGCTCGTGTGGCGGAGCACCACCGGGTGTTGGCGGCCTACGAACTGGACTCGGCGTTACCCCCTGGAGTGGCGCCGGACCGGCTCATCGAGTTGATGCGCCATGACAAGAAGGCTCTGCACGGACTGACCTTCGTGCTCGATGGACCCGAAGGCGTCGAGGTGGTTTCCGACGTCGCTGAATCCGATGCCCGCGCTGCCCTGGAGGAAATCTGATGTCCACGATCGTGTTGCTCTTGAGTGGCCCCAACCTGAACCTGTTGGGGGAGCGCGAACCGGAGATCTACGGAACCGCCACCCTGGCGGATCATGTGGCGGCCGCTCAGGCGGTGGCTGAGGCCCACGGCCTCACCCTGGAGCATCAACAATCCAACCACGAAGGCGACCTAGTGGACGCCGTGCACGCCGCTCGTGGTCGTTGCGCGGCGATTGTGGTGAACGCAGGGGCCCTCACCCATTACGGCCGATCGCTGCAAGACGCCCTGGCCACCTTCGAAGGCCCGATCGTGGAACTCCACCTCTCGAATCCGGCCGCTCGCGAAGACTGGCGCACCACTTCGGTGATCGCCCCGGTGGCAACGGCGGTGATTGCGGGCCTGGGTGGTCACGGTTACCCCATGGCGCTGGCGGCGGTGGCCCGGCTGCTGGCGTGATCGTCCCCCCGATGGAAGTGCCGAACCGAGTTCGGGGCCTACAGGCCTGTTTGGACTCGGCGGGTTGTGACGCCCTGCTCGTAAGTCACCTCACCAACGTCCGTTACCTCACCGGCTTCACTGGTTCCTCCGGCTACCTCTGGGTGGGGCCCACATCGGTGAGTCTGATTACCGACGGCCGTTATGACGAACAGGCGAGAGGAGAGTTGCACGCCACAGGGGTGATGGCCGAGGTGATCATCGGTCACACCTCCTCGGCGATACGGCAGGCCCTGAGCGACCACGCCGAGGGGGTGCGGAATCTCGGCATCGAAGCGGAGCACGTGAGTTGGGCCGAACAAGGGCGCTATGTGGACGACGTGTTCCCCTCCACCACGCTGGTTCCCTCCTCCGGGCTGGTGGAGGCCCTTCGGGCCGTGAAGGACCGCGGCGAGGTGGCGCGCATCGAAGCCGCCTGTGCCATTGCGGATGCGGCGCTCGGGGCCGTGGCCCCCGGCTTGGAGCATCGGCCCACCGAGGCAGCGTTCGCCCTCGAACTCGACGCCGCCATGCGGACGGGCGGGGCCGACGCCGTGAGTTTCGACACGATCGTGGCGTCTGGCCCTCTCGGGTCGCGGCCCCACCACATGCCCTCGGGCCGGGTGATCGAACGCGGCGATCTGGTGGTTATCGACTTCGGGGCGATGATCGACGGCTACCACTCGGATATGACCCGCACCATTGCCGTGGGCGGATCCGCCGCTCTCGATGCCACCCAGCGCCGGATGATGACGGTGGTGGGTGAGGCGCAGGCCGCCGGGGTGGCTGCGGTAGCGGCAGGCGTGAGCACCACGGCGGTGGATACGGCCTGCCGTGAGGTGATCGCGGCGGCGGGCTGGGCCGAGGCCTTCGTCCACGGAACCGGCCACGGGGTGGGTCTCGACATCCATGAGGCGCCGAGGGTGGCCGCAACTGACGCTGCTACGCTGCTCTCCGGCCACGTCGTCACCGTCGAACCGGGCGTGTACCTCCCCGGTCATGGTGGGGTGCGCATCGAGGACACCGTTGTGGTCACCGAATCCGGGTGTCGTACCCTCACGCGTGCCCCTAAGTCCTAGAGCCGAGGTCCCAACGAAATGTCTGCTGTCTCCACCAACGATCTGAAGCGTGGGATGTCCCTCAACTTGTCCGACGGTCTGTTTCAGGTCGTGGACTTTCAACACGTGAAGCCCGGCAAGGGTGGCGCCTTTGTGCGCACCACGTTGCGCAACATGCGCAACGGTGCCCAGATGGACCGCACCTTCCGGGCCGATGAGAAACTTGAGCAAGCCATGATCGACAAGCGGGAAATGCAGTACCTCTACCGCGACGGCGAAGACTACGTGTTCATGGACAACGAAAATTACGAGCAACTCAACGTGCTGCCTACCTCGCTTGTCCATGCCGCCAACTACATCGTGGATGGCTCCACCGTGGTGCTTCAGATGTACGGCGATGAGATCGTGGGGTCGGATCTGCCGGCGTCGGTGGAACTGAACGTGGCCAACACGGAGCCAGGGGTTCAGGGCGACCGCGTCTCGGGGGCCCGCAAGCCCGCCACTCTCGAAACCGGCCTCGTGCTCCAGGTGCCGTTGTTCGTGAACCCGGGCGACCGCATCAAAGTGGATACTCGCTCCGGCGAGTACCTCACCCGAGCCTGATGTCGCTGGCCGACGAGCGGCGCCGCGCGCGTGAACGGGCCCTGGCTCTGCTCTATGAGGCCGAAACCAAAGGCTGCACCGGCACCGAACTACTTGATCGCCTACCGGTCCCCGCCGACGAGTTTGCCGACAGTCTCGTGCGGGCGGTGGACGAACACCAAGAGCAGATCGACGGCCTCATGAGCGCCTTCTCTAAAGGGTGGACGCTGTCGCGCATGCCGGCCCTCGATCGCGCCGCCCTGCGCATGGGCACGGCCGAACTCCTCACCCGCTCCGATGTGCCCACTGCGGTGGTGCTCAACGAAGTGGTGGAGTTGGCCACCCGGTTTTCTACCGACGACAGCGGTCGCTTTGTGAATGGGCTGCTCGCCAAGATCGCCACGCAGGTGCGCCCGGGCTAAGCGGCGGCCCGGGCGGCCGTGGACGCGTCGGGATCCGCTTGCCATGGTGAGCGGGGTGCCTTCGGTGCTATCCTTCCGTTCTGACGTTAAGCGGGTCCCGTGAGGCCCGGACGGCAGAAAGGAAACCGGCTGATGGCCGAACGTGAACGACGGTCAACGCCCCCCTTCGGGGGCGTTTTTATTGCCCGAAGCCAGGTGATGGACGCCGACGACGTGCGGCGAGCCGTCTGGCGCATGGCCCATGAGATCATCGAGCACAATCACGGCCTCGACAGCGTGGTTCTGGTGGGCCTCCAGACCGGCGGGGTGGGGATGGCGGAAGCCTTTGCCGAGGCCCTGGCGGAGATCGGCGGGCACACCCCCCCGGTTGGCACCCTTGATGTGGCCCTGTTTCGCGACGACATCGGGATTCGCCCGGTACTTCCCGAGGCCGTCACCGACATTCCCATGGACCTCAACGGCGCCATCGTTGTCCTGGTGGACGACGTGCTCTACACCGGCCGCACCATTCGAGCGGCCCTTGATGCTCTCAATGCCTACGGGCGGCCGCGATCGGTGCAGTTGGCCGTGATGGTGGATCGAGGTCATCGCGAGTTGCCGATCCGACCGGACTACGTCGGCAAGAATCTCCCCACCCGGCGCGACGAGGTTGTGAACGTGAGCCCCACGGGTGTTGATCTCGGAGAGGTGGTGAAGCCGTGACGCACCTGTTGTCCATCGCCGATTTGAATCGTGCCGACATCGAACAGCTCCACCAACTCACCGACACCTTTGTGGAGGTCTCGCGGCGGTCCATCCCGAAAGTGCCGGCCTTGCGGGGCAAGAACGTCGTGTGGCTGTTCTACGAAGACTCCACCCGTACCCGGCTGAGTTTCGAGCAGGCCGCCAAACGTCTCTCGGCGGACACGATGACCTTCAGCGTGTCGTCCTCGTCGGTCAAGAAGGGGGAGTCGCTTCGCGACACGGTGCTCACCATCGAGGCGATGGGGGTGGATGCCATCGTGGTGCGGCATGGATCCGCCGGGGTGCCCTGGCAGATCGCCCGGTGGGTCGAGAATCGGGTGCACATCATCAATGCGGGCGACGGATGGCACGAACACCCCACGCAGGCTCTGCTGGACAGTTACACCATCCGATCGGAACGGGGCTCGCTGGAGGGGATGCACATCGGCATCGTCGGCGACGTGAAGCACAGCCGTGTGGCCCGGTCCGATGTGCTGGCCTACACCGCCCTGGGTGCGCAGGTAACCCTGGTCGCACCCCCCACCTTGCTGCCGCCGTCCCTGGCCGGATGGCCCGTCACGGTGAGCCATGACCTCGACGCCGTACTCCCCAGTCTCGATGTGGTGGGGATTCTGCGCATGCAGCAGGAGCGAATGACTGAGAACCTGGTTCCCTCCCTGCGGGAATACACCAGCCTCTACGGCCTCACCCTGCGCAGAGTGGACACCATGCGCGACGATGCCATCATCATGCACCCCGGGCCGGTGAACCGTGGAGTGGAAATCAGCGCGGAAGTGGCCGACCTCCCCCGCTCGAAGATCGTGGATCAGGTACGCAACGGTGTCGCCACCCGCATGGCGGTGCTGTATCTCCTGCTCGGCCAAGGCGTCGACAAGGTCCTCGACCCCGGCGTTCCCGAGGAGGCCCCCGATCAGGAGCACTCCCACGAGTCGGCGACAGACTCGGAATCATCGGTGGGGGTGACGGGCTGATGGGGACGATCGTGATCAAAGGAGGCCGGGTCGTCGATGCCACCGGGGAACGCGTGGCCGATGTGGTGATTGGGGAAGACGGCCTGATCGCGGCGGTGGGTTCCGATCTACCGGGCGACACCGTGCTCGACGCGGCGGGCTGCGTGGTGAGTCCCGGCCTGGTGGACCTGCACAGCCATCTGCGCCAGCCCGGTCAGGAAGAGGCCGAGACCATCGAAACCGGGGCCCGCGCCGCCGCCCTCGGCGGCTACACGTGCATCCTGGCTATGCCCAACACCATCCCGGCGATCGACAATGCCGGGATGGTGCGGGAAGTGCTCGAACTGGGACGGGCCGCCCCTTGCGACGTGCGCACCTCCGGGGCGATCACCGTGGGACGCGGTGGCGAGCAACTGGCCCCGTTGGGGGAGATGGCCGCCCTCGGCGTGCGCTTCTTCACCGACGACGGGGCGGGGGTGGCTGATGGCCGCCTCATGCGGAGGGCCATGGAATACGCCAGCGGCCTACCCACCGGCGTGATCCTCGCCCAGCACTGTGAGGACCCTATTCTGGCGGCCGGCGGACACATGCACGAAGGCGAATGGTCCGCCCGCCTTGGTATCCCCGGCCAACCCGCCGAAGCGGAAGAGTTGATGGTGATGCGGGATCTAGCCCTGGCCCGCCTCACCGGTACCCGCGTGCACTTCCAGCACTTGTCCACTGCCGGTTCGATCGCCATGGTGCAGGCCGCCAAGGCCGCCGGTCTGCCGGTGACCTGTGAGGCCACCACCCATCACTTCACCCTTACCCATGCTGAGTGTGCGTCCTACGACCCAGTGTTCAAAGTGAACCCACCGCTGCGCACCGCCGCCGATGTGGTGGCGGTACGAGCCGGTCTGGCGGACGGGGCGATCGACTGCA belongs to Acidimicrobiia bacterium and includes:
- a CDS encoding aminopeptidase P family protein translates to MEVPNRVRGLQACLDSAGCDALLVSHLTNVRYLTGFTGSSGYLWVGPTSVSLITDGRYDEQARGELHATGVMAEVIIGHTSSAIRQALSDHAEGVRNLGIEAEHVSWAEQGRYVDDVFPSTTLVPSSGLVEALRAVKDRGEVARIEAACAIADAALGAVAPGLEHRPTEAAFALELDAAMRTGGADAVSFDTIVASGPLGSRPHHMPSGRVIERGDLVVIDFGAMIDGYHSDMTRTIAVGGSAALDATQRRMMTVVGEAQAAGVAAVAAGVSTTAVDTACREVIAAAGWAEAFVHGTGHGVGLDIHEAPRVAATDAATLLSGHVVTVEPGVYLPGHGGVRIEDTVVVTESGCRTLTRAPKS
- the efp gene encoding elongation factor P — its product is MSAVSTNDLKRGMSLNLSDGLFQVVDFQHVKPGKGGAFVRTTLRNMRNGAQMDRTFRADEKLEQAMIDKREMQYLYRDGEDYVFMDNENYEQLNVLPTSLVHAANYIVDGSTVVLQMYGDEIVGSDLPASVELNVANTEPGVQGDRVSGARKPATLETGLVLQVPLFVNPGDRIKVDTRSGEYLTRA
- the nusB gene encoding transcription antitermination factor NusB, whose translation is MSLADERRRARERALALLYEAETKGCTGTELLDRLPVPADEFADSLVRAVDEHQEQIDGLMSAFSKGWTLSRMPALDRAALRMGTAELLTRSDVPTAVVLNEVVELATRFSTDDSGRFVNGLLAKIATQVRPG
- the pyrR gene encoding bifunctional pyr operon transcriptional regulator/uracil phosphoribosyltransferase PyrR codes for the protein MAERERRSTPPFGGVFIARSQVMDADDVRRAVWRMAHEIIEHNHGLDSVVLVGLQTGGVGMAEAFAEALAEIGGHTPPVGTLDVALFRDDIGIRPVLPEAVTDIPMDLNGAIVVLVDDVLYTGRTIRAALDALNAYGRPRSVQLAVMVDRGHRELPIRPDYVGKNLPTRRDEVVNVSPTGVDLGEVVKP
- a CDS encoding aspartate carbamoyltransferase catalytic subunit, producing the protein MTHLLSIADLNRADIEQLHQLTDTFVEVSRRSIPKVPALRGKNVVWLFYEDSTRTRLSFEQAAKRLSADTMTFSVSSSSVKKGESLRDTVLTIEAMGVDAIVVRHGSAGVPWQIARWVENRVHIINAGDGWHEHPTQALLDSYTIRSERGSLEGMHIGIVGDVKHSRVARSDVLAYTALGAQVTLVAPPTLLPPSLAGWPVTVSHDLDAVLPSLDVVGILRMQQERMTENLVPSLREYTSLYGLTLRRVDTMRDDAIIMHPGPVNRGVEISAEVADLPRSKIVDQVRNGVATRMAVLYLLLGQGVDKVLDPGVPEEAPDQEHSHESATDSESSVGVTG
- a CDS encoding dihydroorotase codes for the protein MGTIVIKGGRVVDATGERVADVVIGEDGLIAAVGSDLPGDTVLDAAGCVVSPGLVDLHSHLRQPGQEEAETIETGARAAALGGYTCILAMPNTIPAIDNAGMVREVLELGRAAPCDVRTSGAITVGRGGEQLAPLGEMAALGVRFFTDDGAGVADGRLMRRAMEYASGLPTGVILAQHCEDPILAAGGHMHEGEWSARLGIPGQPAEAEELMVMRDLALARLTGTRVHFQHLSTAGSIAMVQAAKAAGLPVTCEATTHHFTLTHAECASYDPVFKVNPPLRTAADVVAVRAGLADGAIDCIATDHAPHTQEAKEAAFDEAPPGMLGLETALALALTELDLPIAAVLALLSWQPARILGVDHIHGLPVSSGNPGHLTVIDPAATWIVDPDAFASRSRNTPYAGRTLTGKVRHTLLCGEPVVINGEAQR